From one Zhongshania sp. R06B22 genomic stretch:
- the rnr gene encoding ribonuclease R — MAKRRNVPDPHAEREASRYENPVPSREYILEQLKDVENGLSLSQLRRQLDVDGEDQEEGLRRRVKAMLRDGQIIEGRRGRLRAISSGDAMLGRIQGHRDGYGFVIIDGEDEDVYLANRQMQQVFDGDLVKVEVTGVDQRGRREGVIVEVVEHNTLQLVGKLMMHRGLPQVVPENTRIQNWLALEDADVGGAQEGDYVMVEITQQPGARQQARGKITDVLGDRRTVGVATELAIRSHDIPFEWPEAVDEEARRFGSEPLEKDKKHRVDLRELPLVTIDGEDARDFDDAVYCEPKKSGGWRLWVAIADVSHYVQVGSALDEEANKRATSVYFPDRVVPMLPEALSNGLCSLKPHVDRLTMVCEMTVSATGKLSGYQFFEGLIRSHARLTYNEVGALLKLEDVDPSYDTGKNHAILPHLKNLQALYHALRKARSERGAIDFETVETRIMFNDEKRIEAIVPVRRHDAHKIIEECMLCANVATAKALDRAGLEALYRVHNGPSEQKLTNLREFLQEIGLGLRGGAEPSPKDYQLLLSSLDGRPDAAVIQTMLLRSLSQAMYQPDNQGHFGLHYSGYTHFTSPIRRYPDLLVHRALRYLVRSGGGEAAKCFLKVEGAPALSRKKIYPYDMEALVAQGMHCSMAERRADDASRDVMAFLKCEFLQEHVGSEFDGVIAAVTGFGMFVELKDLYIEGLVHISALPQDYYQFDQAHQRLIGERTRRTFQLGDTLRVQVMGVDLDQRKIDLALPAGEPAKRQKPSVREALAKGMVPPASKKKAKTGRGKEPVGKAAVAKRRSEKPKSEVPKKSSSTAKKAPAASGKKTGVGAKNAAARKSGAISKRRGR; from the coding sequence ATGGCTAAACGCCGCAATGTCCCAGATCCCCATGCTGAGCGCGAAGCTTCGCGTTATGAAAATCCCGTCCCAAGTCGCGAGTACATTCTTGAGCAGCTTAAGGATGTTGAAAATGGTTTGAGCCTTTCCCAGTTGCGTCGGCAATTAGATGTGGATGGCGAGGATCAGGAGGAGGGCTTGCGCCGTCGCGTTAAGGCCATGCTGCGTGATGGTCAGATAATAGAAGGCCGTCGTGGTAGGTTGCGGGCGATAAGCAGTGGCGATGCGATGCTGGGCAGGATTCAGGGGCATCGAGACGGCTACGGTTTTGTCATTATTGATGGCGAGGATGAAGATGTATATCTGGCAAATCGCCAGATGCAACAGGTGTTTGATGGCGACTTGGTGAAAGTGGAAGTAACCGGCGTTGATCAACGTGGTCGCCGTGAGGGCGTGATTGTCGAGGTTGTTGAGCACAATACCCTGCAGCTGGTGGGCAAGCTAATGATGCATCGCGGCTTACCGCAGGTTGTTCCTGAAAATACTCGTATTCAGAATTGGTTAGCATTGGAAGATGCTGATGTTGGTGGTGCCCAAGAGGGCGACTACGTGATGGTTGAGATTACTCAGCAGCCGGGTGCGCGTCAGCAAGCCCGTGGCAAGATTACCGATGTTTTGGGTGATCGTCGCACTGTCGGTGTTGCCACTGAGCTCGCGATTCGCAGCCACGATATTCCCTTTGAGTGGCCTGAAGCAGTTGATGAGGAAGCGCGTCGCTTTGGTTCTGAGCCCTTAGAAAAAGACAAAAAGCATCGAGTGGACTTGCGTGAGTTACCACTGGTGACTATTGACGGAGAAGATGCCCGCGATTTTGATGACGCGGTGTATTGCGAACCGAAAAAATCCGGTGGCTGGCGTTTGTGGGTGGCCATTGCCGATGTCTCCCATTACGTTCAAGTGGGCTCGGCTCTGGATGAAGAGGCAAATAAACGCGCCACCTCGGTCTATTTTCCCGATCGTGTTGTGCCCATGTTGCCGGAGGCGCTCTCTAACGGCTTGTGCTCTTTAAAACCGCATGTTGACCGCTTGACCATGGTTTGTGAGATGACTGTCAGTGCCACAGGTAAGCTTAGTGGTTATCAGTTTTTTGAAGGCTTGATTCGTTCTCATGCGCGCCTAACTTACAACGAAGTTGGCGCCTTGCTGAAATTAGAAGACGTGGATCCCAGCTACGATACCGGTAAAAATCACGCGATATTGCCGCATTTAAAGAATTTACAAGCGCTCTATCACGCGCTGCGTAAAGCACGCTCTGAGCGTGGCGCCATCGATTTTGAAACCGTTGAAACGCGTATCATGTTTAACGACGAAAAGCGGATTGAGGCCATTGTCCCAGTCCGTCGTCATGATGCTCATAAGATTATCGAAGAGTGCATGCTGTGCGCGAATGTGGCGACGGCGAAGGCTTTAGATCGCGCCGGGCTAGAGGCGCTGTACCGTGTTCACAATGGTCCAAGCGAACAAAAGCTCACTAACCTCCGCGAATTCTTGCAGGAGATTGGCCTGGGTTTACGTGGTGGCGCAGAGCCAAGCCCCAAAGATTATCAGTTGTTGTTGTCGAGTTTGGATGGGCGTCCGGATGCGGCTGTGATTCAAACGATGTTGCTGCGCTCTTTGAGTCAGGCGATGTACCAACCTGATAACCAAGGTCATTTTGGTTTGCATTACAGTGGTTACACCCACTTTACGTCACCGATACGTCGTTACCCCGACTTACTAGTGCATCGTGCGCTTCGGTATTTGGTGCGCAGCGGCGGCGGTGAGGCTGCCAAGTGCTTCCTTAAAGTCGAGGGCGCGCCGGCGCTCAGCCGCAAAAAAATCTATCCCTATGATATGGAAGCGCTGGTTGCTCAGGGTATGCATTGTTCGATGGCCGAACGCCGCGCCGATGATGCAAGCCGCGACGTCATGGCATTTTTGAAGTGCGAATTTTTACAAGAGCATGTTGGTAGTGAGTTTGATGGCGTGATAGCCGCCGTGACCGGTTTCGGCATGTTTGTTGAGCTTAAAGATTTATATATAGAGGGACTGGTTCATATTTCCGCCTTGCCGCAGGACTACTATCAGTTTGACCAAGCCCATCAGCGTCTTATTGGTGAGCGCACTCGCCGTACTTTCCAGTTAGGTGACACCCTGCGTGTTCAAGTGATGGGGGTTGATCTAGATCAGCGCAAAATCGATTTAGCTCTACCTGCCGGTGAGCCTGCCAAACGGCAGAAGCCCTCAGTTCGTGAAGCTTTGGCAAAGGGCATGGTGCCTCCGGCCTCAAAGAAGAAAGCAAAGACTGGTCGCGGCAAAGAGCCGGTGGGCAAGGCCGCAGTGGCTAAACGCCGTAGTGAAAAACCTAAGTCAGAGGTGCCCAAGAAATCGTCGTCGACCGCTAAAAAAGCACCTGCAGCGAGCGGAAAGAAAACCGGGGTAGGGGCTAAAAATGCTGCTGCGCGGAAATCGGGCGCTATTAGTAAGCGCCGTGGTCGATAG
- the rlmB gene encoding 23S rRNA (guanosine(2251)-2'-O)-methyltransferase RlmB: MVTEKIFGIHAVQAVLARSPERVVNLYVQNGRADKRLKDVLSLASSSSTSVTQRSREELDKMVEGRHQGVIALVEPAPEFREQDLPDLVAAAGSAALILVLDGVTDPHNLGACLRSADAAGVTAVIAPKDNSVGLGATVFKVACGAADVVPFIQVTNLVRSLQLMQQAGIWVVGMAGEADASLYERDLSGPIALVMGAEGAGMRRLTRENCDYLAKLPMAGSVSSLNVSVATGVCLFEVVRQRQSS; this comes from the coding sequence ATTGTGACAGAGAAAATATTTGGTATACATGCCGTACAAGCGGTGTTGGCTCGTAGCCCTGAGCGAGTAGTCAATCTCTACGTTCAAAATGGTCGTGCGGATAAACGGCTGAAAGACGTATTGAGTTTGGCCTCTTCCTCCTCAACCTCAGTGACTCAGCGGTCTCGAGAAGAGTTGGACAAAATGGTGGAAGGGCGCCATCAGGGTGTGATTGCCTTGGTTGAGCCGGCGCCAGAGTTTCGTGAACAGGATTTGCCTGATTTAGTAGCGGCGGCAGGAAGTGCCGCGCTTATATTGGTGCTTGATGGGGTAACGGATCCGCATAATTTGGGTGCGTGTTTACGCAGTGCTGATGCCGCTGGTGTCACGGCCGTTATTGCGCCAAAAGACAACTCGGTTGGTTTAGGTGCAACGGTGTTTAAAGTTGCCTGTGGTGCGGCGGATGTTGTGCCCTTTATTCAAGTGACCAATCTTGTCCGCAGTTTGCAACTAATGCAGCAGGCCGGTATTTGGGTGGTTGGAATGGCTGGTGAGGCAGATGCATCTCTGTACGAGCGCGACCTGAGCGGGCCTATTGCGCTGGTAATGGGCGCCGAAGGTGCAGGCATGCGCCGGCTGACTCGTGAAAACTGTGATTACTTGGCTAAGCTGCCTATGGCTGGGTCGGTTAGCAGTTTAAATGTCTCTGTCGCGACCGGAGTTTGTCTGTTTGAGGTTGTACGCCAGCGTCAATCTTCATGA
- the rpsF gene encoding 30S ribosomal protein S6: MRHYEIVFLVHPDQSEQVPGMVERYTQAIEKDGGKVHRLEDWGRRQLAYPINKIHKAHYVLINAEASAEAVEELTTNFRYNDAVLRNLVIRCDEAVTEESPIMKLENESRERRSRSEQRVERSRDDSESTTADDNSESDADKADESAE; this comes from the coding sequence ATGCGTCACTACGAGATTGTGTTCTTGGTCCATCCAGACCAGAGCGAACAGGTTCCAGGTATGGTTGAGCGTTATACGCAAGCCATAGAAAAAGACGGTGGTAAAGTTCATCGTCTAGAAGATTGGGGCCGTCGTCAACTGGCTTACCCTATCAACAAAATCCACAAAGCACATTACGTGCTGATCAATGCTGAAGCGTCTGCTGAAGCAGTGGAAGAGTTGACTACTAACTTCCGTTACAACGACGCTGTACTGCGTAACCTCGTTATCCGTTGCGATGAAGCGGTGACTGAAGAGTCTCCGATCATGAAATTGGAAAACGAGAGCCGCGAGCGTCGTAGCCGCAGCGAGCAACGTGTTGAGCGCAGCCGTGATGACTCAGAGTCAACAACAGCTGATGACAATAGCGAATCTGATGCCGATAAGGCAGACGAGAGCGCTGAATAA
- the rpsR gene encoding 30S ribosomal protein S18 yields the protein MARFFRRRKFCRFTAEGVKQIDYKDLDTLKAYVSETGKIVPSRITGTNARYQRQLSTAIKRARFLALLPYTDSHQ from the coding sequence ATGGCACGTTTTTTCCGTCGTCGTAAGTTTTGCCGCTTTACAGCGGAAGGTGTTAAGCAAATCGATTATAAAGATTTGGACACCTTGAAAGCCTATGTTTCTGAAACAGGCAAAATTGTACCGAGTCGTATCACGGGTACTAATGCTAGATACCAGCGCCAATTGTCTACGGCAATTAAGCGCGCGCGTTTCTTGGCGTTGCTGCCTTATACAGACAGTCACCAGTAA
- the rplI gene encoding 50S ribosomal protein L9, translating to MQVILLEKIGKLGNLGDQVNVKSGYGRNFLIPFGKAVPATKNNVAEFETRRAELEATAIEKRSAADARAVKLAALAVTIGANAGDGGKLFGSIGTRDIADAVSAAGVEVNKSEVRMPEGPIRDLGSYDVAIQVHSDVVQTVSISVVAE from the coding sequence ATGCAAGTGATTCTGCTGGAGAAAATTGGCAAGCTTGGCAATTTGGGCGATCAGGTTAATGTTAAATCTGGTTATGGACGTAATTTCCTGATTCCTTTTGGCAAAGCTGTTCCTGCCACTAAAAATAACGTTGCCGAGTTTGAAACTCGTCGCGCGGAATTAGAAGCTACTGCTATCGAAAAGCGCAGTGCTGCTGATGCACGTGCTGTGAAATTGGCTGCCTTGGCTGTCACTATCGGCGCAAATGCTGGTGATGGCGGTAAATTGTTTGGCTCTATCGGTACTCGCGATATTGCTGATGCAGTGTCTGCTGCCGGCGTTGAAGTGAACAAGAGCGAAGTTCGTATGCCAGAGGGTCCAATTCGCGACCTAGGTAGCTACGACGTTGCAATTCAAGTTCACAGCGATGTAGTACAGACAGTCAGCATTTCTGTTGTTGCTGAGTAA
- the dnaB gene encoding replicative DNA helicase, whose translation MLDLLILSDGPVHPDVYPESPPDFAEEREFAQLKLPPHSVEAEQSVLGGLMIANEGWDSVADVVSEGDFFRPEHRKIFAQMTRLVQLQQPIDVVTLAESLAKSGELEAVGGAAYLADIASNTPSVANIRAYAQAVRERATFRSLISAANAIADNSFNPEGRNSDEILDEAERAIMQISEERPKVGGLTPINPLLKEAVDKIDELFSSEDAITGLTTGFEKLDEMTSGLQKSDLIIVAARPSMGKTAFAMNLVENALMKSDLPMLVFSMEMPANQLMMRLLSSVGRIAQDRVRSGKLEEEDWPKLSAAVTKLKDRPLFIDDTPALTPTEVRSRARKIVREHGGIGMIMLDYLQLMKVAGAASEGRTAEISEISRSLKGIAKEFQCPVVALSQLNRALEQRPNKRPINSDLRESGAIEQDADVIMFIYRDEVYNEESADKGMAEIIIGKQRNGPIGTARLSFIGKHTRFENLAFGYQGSADEQ comes from the coding sequence ATGCTCGATCTTTTAATACTTAGTGACGGTCCCGTGCATCCCGACGTATACCCAGAATCACCGCCAGACTTCGCTGAAGAGCGGGAGTTTGCCCAGCTGAAATTGCCCCCGCACTCGGTAGAGGCTGAGCAGTCAGTTCTTGGCGGCTTGATGATTGCCAATGAAGGCTGGGATTCGGTCGCGGATGTTGTTAGTGAGGGTGACTTTTTCCGTCCGGAACACCGCAAAATTTTCGCCCAAATGACGCGGCTGGTTCAGCTTCAGCAACCTATAGACGTTGTCACACTTGCGGAGTCGCTTGCTAAGTCCGGTGAGCTAGAGGCAGTAGGTGGCGCAGCGTATCTGGCTGACATCGCCAGCAATACCCCTTCAGTCGCAAATATTCGCGCCTACGCCCAGGCGGTGCGCGAGCGAGCGACCTTTCGGTCCTTAATCAGCGCCGCCAATGCGATTGCGGACAATAGCTTTAATCCCGAAGGTCGCAATAGTGATGAGATTCTGGATGAGGCCGAACGGGCCATCATGCAGATTTCTGAGGAGCGCCCTAAAGTCGGTGGCCTCACACCCATTAATCCCTTGCTTAAGGAAGCCGTCGATAAAATCGATGAGCTTTTTAGTAGTGAAGATGCGATCACGGGATTAACTACCGGCTTCGAAAAACTGGATGAAATGACCTCAGGCTTGCAAAAGTCGGATCTTATTATTGTTGCGGCTCGGCCCTCGATGGGTAAAACCGCCTTTGCAATGAACTTGGTCGAAAACGCATTGATGAAGAGCGATTTACCCATGCTGGTGTTCAGTATGGAAATGCCCGCAAATCAGCTAATGATGCGATTATTGTCGTCGGTTGGGCGCATAGCCCAAGACCGGGTGCGCAGTGGCAAGCTTGAAGAAGAGGATTGGCCAAAGCTCAGCGCGGCAGTGACTAAGCTGAAGGACCGGCCCTTATTTATTGATGATACGCCGGCTCTGACGCCCACAGAAGTTCGTTCGCGGGCAAGAAAAATTGTCCGTGAGCACGGTGGCATTGGCATGATCATGCTCGATTATTTACAGCTGATGAAGGTTGCCGGCGCTGCGAGTGAGGGGCGGACCGCCGAAATTTCTGAAATTTCGCGCTCACTAAAAGGAATCGCAAAAGAGTTTCAATGCCCGGTTGTGGCGCTATCGCAGTTAAACCGAGCCTTGGAGCAGCGGCCAAATAAGCGGCCAATTAACTCGGATTTACGGGAGTCGGGCGCAATAGAGCAGGATGCCGATGTCATCATGTTTATCTACCGCGACGAAGTGTATAACGAGGAATCGGCAGACAAGGGTATGGCGGAAATCATTATTGGCAAGCAGCGGAACGGCCCAATTGGTACCGCGCGCTTGAGCTTTATTGGTAAGCACACCCGCTTTGAAAATCTGGCCTTTGGCTACCAGGGTTCCGCCGACGAGCAATGA
- the tatC gene encoding twin-arginine translocase subunit TatC, with product MSDAEQDQGQPLLAHLTELRDRLLRIVLAVLVCTLALFPFANTIYSFVAEPMQRLLPEGTSMIATEIASTFLTPFKLVLVSAFCLAMPVILHQVWQFISPGMYRHEKRIAAPLLASSVVLFYAGLAFAYYVVFPLVFGFFSGITPEGVNYTPDIARFLDTALKLFLAFGVAFEIPIATVLVISSGVITANELAAKRPYIIIACFVVGMLLTPPDVISQVLLAGPMWLLFEIGIIFGRLVKKKRTDSDEQQ from the coding sequence ATGAGTGATGCAGAACAAGATCAAGGCCAGCCGCTACTCGCTCATCTAACTGAGCTACGTGACCGCCTGTTGCGTATTGTTTTAGCCGTGCTCGTCTGCACCCTGGCCTTATTTCCCTTCGCCAACACGATTTATAGTTTTGTTGCTGAACCCATGCAGCGCTTGCTACCTGAAGGCACTAGCATGATCGCGACCGAGATCGCGTCAACCTTCCTCACGCCATTCAAGCTGGTGTTGGTGTCAGCGTTCTGCCTGGCGATGCCGGTCATCTTGCACCAAGTATGGCAGTTCATTTCACCCGGTATGTACCGCCACGAAAAACGCATAGCAGCACCCCTGCTAGCCTCTAGCGTGGTGTTATTTTACGCGGGTTTAGCCTTTGCCTATTACGTGGTATTTCCGCTGGTATTCGGCTTTTTCAGTGGCATCACCCCTGAAGGCGTGAACTATACACCGGATATCGCGCGCTTCCTCGATACCGCCCTAAAGCTGTTCTTAGCCTTTGGAGTGGCTTTTGAGATTCCCATCGCCACAGTGCTGGTCATCTCATCGGGCGTCATTACTGCCAATGAACTCGCTGCAAAACGTCCTTACATTATCATCGCCTGCTTTGTTGTAGGTATGTTGCTGACACCGCCAGATGTGATCTCGCAAGTATTATTGGCTGGACCGATGTGGCTGCTATTTGAGATTGGAATAATTTTTGGCAGGCTGGTCAAGAAGAAAAGAACTGATAGCGACGAGCAGCAATAA
- the tatB gene encoding Sec-independent protein translocase protein TatB — protein sequence MFDIGFAELLVIAVLGLLILGPERLPGAIRTSSLWLGRLRRSFNDIRAEIEKEVGADEIRRQLHNESVLASLKETKNSISNDINQAGQQVSEITNTIHSEHSIGTPTAEPEHNTRAAESPAANDQDNKP from the coding sequence ATGTTTGATATTGGCTTTGCTGAACTGCTAGTGATTGCAGTTCTTGGCCTACTAATTCTTGGTCCGGAACGCTTGCCCGGCGCCATTCGCACAAGCTCGCTTTGGCTGGGAAGACTGCGTCGCAGTTTTAACGACATTCGCGCCGAGATAGAAAAAGAAGTCGGCGCAGACGAAATTCGCCGCCAACTTCACAATGAGTCAGTGCTCGCCTCCCTCAAAGAAACCAAAAACTCGATAAGCAACGATATTAATCAGGCCGGTCAGCAGGTTTCAGAGATAACAAATACTATTCATTCCGAGCATAGCATTGGCACACCCACTGCTGAGCCTGAACACAATACAAGAGCAGCAGAATCGCCGGCCGCTAACGACCAAGATAACAAACCATGA
- the tatA gene encoding Sec-independent protein translocase subunit TatA, with the protein MGLGGISIWQLLIILAIVVLLFGTKKLKGMGGDLGSALKGFKDSMQGDDDAKNIEKKEQEDADTAQQHTEKKDESKL; encoded by the coding sequence ATGGGCTTAGGTGGCATTAGTATCTGGCAACTCTTAATCATCCTCGCCATAGTGGTTTTACTTTTTGGCACTAAAAAACTTAAGGGCATGGGCGGCGATCTTGGCAGCGCATTAAAAGGCTTTAAAGACAGTATGCAAGGTGATGACGACGCTAAGAACATCGAAAAGAAAGAACAAGAAGACGCCGACACTGCGCAACAGCATACTGAGAAAAAAGACGAGTCCAAGCTATAA
- a CDS encoding phosphoribosyl-ATP diphosphatase: MTQSILEQLDAVLSSRKDGDPGSSYVAGLHHKGLNKILEKVGEEAVETVLAAKDAELDGDNSKLIYETADLWFHSLVMLSHLGSNHQQVLDELARRFGLSGLDEKAARDNQS; the protein is encoded by the coding sequence ATGACACAGTCTATTCTGGAACAACTCGATGCCGTATTATCTTCACGCAAAGATGGCGACCCCGGCAGCTCATATGTCGCCGGTTTACACCATAAGGGCTTGAATAAGATCCTTGAGAAGGTGGGCGAAGAAGCGGTAGAAACGGTCCTCGCAGCAAAAGATGCCGAACTTGATGGTGACAATAGCAAGCTTATTTATGAAACCGCCGACCTATGGTTTCATAGCTTGGTTATGCTTTCACATCTCGGCAGCAACCATCAGCAAGTACTCGATGAACTCGCACGTCGCTTTGGACTGTCGGGATTAGACGAAAAAGCGGCGAGAGACAATCAGTCTTAA
- the hisI gene encoding phosphoribosyl-AMP cyclohydrolase, with product MNTDFLQHIKWNSDGLVAAIAQDSSSGRVLMMAWMNAESLQLSVDTGDAVYWSRSRAKLWRKGESSGNVQKIHAMELDCDGDALLLQVEQLGNIACHTGRQSCFYRRLNSGDWQTTEAVLKDPATMYQNVDKS from the coding sequence ATGAATACTGATTTTCTCCAACACATCAAATGGAATAGCGACGGTTTGGTGGCAGCCATTGCCCAAGACTCAAGTAGCGGGCGCGTATTGATGATGGCATGGATGAATGCTGAGTCTTTGCAACTCAGCGTTGATACGGGCGATGCCGTGTATTGGTCGCGCTCACGAGCAAAATTGTGGCGCAAGGGTGAAAGCTCTGGAAACGTACAAAAAATTCATGCCATGGAGCTAGATTGCGATGGCGACGCCCTGTTACTTCAAGTCGAGCAGCTCGGTAATATCGCCTGCCACACGGGCCGCCAAAGCTGCTTTTATCGCAGACTTAATAGCGGTGATTGGCAAACTACAGAAGCCGTATTGAAAGATCCGGCTACCATGTATCAAAACGTAGATAAATCATGA
- the ubiB gene encoding ubiquinone biosynthesis regulatory protein kinase UbiB: MGLRRLVAICWIICRYRLDTLIPAEKLPLRVRLLLRCGPWRLFPRRHYNSGERLRCALENLGPIFIKFGQVLSTRRDLLPDDISEELAKLQDQVPPFASDVAVAAIESALGKPIAELFAAFDHQPLASASIAQVHTATLHNNIDVVVKVVRPGIERTIAADIRLLQTIAVLVQRYVPDGRRLRPVEIVEDYRHTIFDELDLKREGGNTSQLRRNFKDSEVLYVPEVYWDYTRRNVLVMERIHGTPVTDIQALREQGTDMKKLAERGVEIFFTQVFRDSFFHADMHPGNIFVAHNRPASPQYIAIDCAIIGSLSDFDQYYLARNLLAIFQRNYREVAELHVECGWVPPETRVHEFEAAIRSVSEPIFEKPLSEISFGKLLLNLFQTARRFDMEVQPSLVLLQKTLLNIEGLGRQLYPQLDLWATAMPFLERWVRDRYSPQSMLKRVSHRLPGWLEQLPHLPETLLERGTPSKHNAGDDLRHKGEIGLIVREQAARARNQRIAIVALICAAVIANPDLRQVLRDLPDSSIVLFGIAFYFFIRSR, translated from the coding sequence ATGGGGCTGCGTCGCCTTGTCGCTATTTGCTGGATTATTTGTCGATACCGCTTAGATACATTGATTCCCGCCGAGAAATTACCGCTGCGAGTTCGTCTTCTATTGCGCTGCGGGCCATGGCGATTATTTCCCCGCCGGCACTATAACAGCGGCGAACGGCTGCGCTGCGCTCTGGAAAATTTAGGTCCGATTTTCATTAAGTTCGGGCAGGTTTTGTCGACACGGCGCGACCTCCTGCCAGACGATATTTCTGAAGAGTTAGCTAAGCTACAGGATCAGGTCCCACCGTTTGCGAGCGACGTAGCGGTTGCCGCCATTGAATCCGCGCTGGGCAAACCGATAGCGGAATTATTCGCGGCCTTTGATCACCAACCACTGGCCTCTGCCTCAATCGCACAAGTCCACACCGCGACCTTGCACAACAATATCGACGTCGTCGTGAAAGTAGTAAGGCCCGGTATAGAACGCACCATTGCAGCAGATATTCGCCTGCTGCAAACAATTGCTGTTCTTGTTCAGCGCTATGTCCCTGACGGCCGTCGGCTGCGCCCGGTCGAGATTGTCGAAGATTATCGCCACACTATTTTCGATGAGCTCGATCTTAAACGCGAAGGTGGCAATACGTCTCAGCTTCGACGTAACTTTAAAGACTCTGAGGTTCTTTACGTACCCGAGGTATATTGGGACTACACCCGCCGCAATGTACTAGTGATGGAGCGTATCCACGGCACGCCCGTTACCGATATTCAAGCCCTACGCGAGCAGGGAACCGACATGAAAAAACTCGCAGAACGCGGTGTTGAAATATTTTTCACGCAGGTGTTTCGCGACAGTTTCTTTCATGCAGACATGCACCCAGGTAATATTTTTGTGGCGCACAATCGCCCCGCATCGCCACAATATATTGCCATTGACTGCGCTATCATTGGCAGCTTAAGTGATTTTGATCAATATTATTTAGCACGCAATCTACTCGCTATTTTTCAACGCAATTACCGCGAAGTGGCAGAGCTACATGTTGAATGCGGCTGGGTACCACCGGAAACCCGCGTCCACGAATTTGAGGCTGCCATCCGCAGTGTAAGCGAGCCAATATTCGAAAAGCCACTATCTGAAATCTCTTTCGGTAAATTGCTACTCAACTTATTTCAAACCGCACGACGTTTCGATATGGAAGTTCAGCCGTCGCTAGTCCTATTACAAAAAACCTTATTGAACATCGAAGGCTTAGGCCGACAGCTATATCCCCAGCTGGACTTATGGGCGACAGCAATGCCGTTCCTAGAGCGCTGGGTGCGAGATCGCTATTCACCGCAGAGTATGTTGAAGCGCGTCAGCCATCGCCTACCCGGCTGGTTAGAGCAACTCCCGCACCTGCCAGAAACCCTGTTGGAGCGAGGAACACCAAGCAAACACAACGCCGGCGATGATCTTCGTCATAAAGGCGAGATCGGCCTTATTGTTCGCGAGCAAGCGGCCCGCGCTCGGAATCAGCGCATCGCCATTGTCGCGCTGATATGTGCCGCAGTCATCGCAAACCCCGATTTAAGACAGGTGCTGCGAGACCTGCCCGACAGCAGCATCGTGCTATTCGGTATCGCTTTCTATTTCTTTATCCGCAGTCGCTAA
- a CDS encoding ubiquinone biosynthesis accessory factor UbiJ, translating into MIPPVLQSAALSSLENLVNKALQLDPATSAKLQALNGQRFSLELKEPDLNIGIGISGKRLRILGQHNDEVTTRLSGRWSEFAKVATATDPAAALINGDISISGDTGPLLELRKILAELDLDWEQPLADAFGDVAAHQLGNGLRAGQRWFNSTRANLHRQFSEFIVEESQLVPHPCQADDFYSEVDELKVRSERLEAKIRRLQQRIATSNKN; encoded by the coding sequence GTGATTCCGCCGGTCCTGCAAAGCGCTGCTTTATCTAGCCTAGAAAATTTAGTCAACAAGGCCTTGCAGCTTGATCCGGCCACCAGTGCCAAATTACAGGCACTGAACGGGCAGCGCTTTTCATTAGAACTGAAAGAACCCGACCTCAATATTGGCATCGGCATTAGCGGCAAACGCCTGCGAATTTTAGGGCAGCACAATGATGAGGTCACAACTAGGCTGAGCGGGCGCTGGAGCGAATTCGCCAAGGTGGCCACTGCCACTGATCCCGCCGCTGCACTTATCAACGGTGACATCAGCATTAGTGGCGACACTGGCCCATTATTAGAATTACGCAAAATTCTCGCCGAATTAGACCTCGATTGGGAGCAGCCCCTGGCAGATGCCTTCGGAGACGTCGCCGCACATCAACTCGGCAATGGTCTGCGCGCAGGACAGCGCTGGTTCAACAGCACCCGCGCAAACTTACACCGCCAATTTAGTGAGTTTATTGTGGAAGAAAGTCAGCTCGTCCCCCACCCCTGCCAAGCTGATGATTTTTACAGCGAAGTCGACGAGCTGAAAGTTCGCAGTGAGCGCCTAGAAGCCAAAATCCGGCGCTTGCAACAACGCATAGCCACATCTAATAAAAATTAA